One segment of Macrobrachium rosenbergii isolate ZJJX-2024 chromosome 25, ASM4041242v1, whole genome shotgun sequence DNA contains the following:
- the LOC136852281 gene encoding uncharacterized protein encodes MESKDRKWICEASDIEKLYEIAHKRGSFLLAYQLSLSSIQPLQENHVKTALIHLQRKCPAFRICFGQRDGQTWLRYRDMEDIDFKVVKDVGPEYVRDLLQIHQYNSEEGPLWCARLLLDTNADSLALDKDLTYTSQLFIGVHHSITDGLSMLKVCGSFIRILNDVMANKPICDEERIGYFVSDTKTEELVSVKMTAIQNDPSLMQELISRAEDKGTGIPLLLTVEPPPEGEDKTCNLTHVLDKDTTKRFISRCKAEGVSIHSAFAALADASIVTFLENNHIQNSYKICNGHVINLRRYWTGDSSDAMGCHAHAPLNLWTDVPRNLSGKFWDLARSLHQDLHQHLKNESILFREAYIKLCSQKEPSYDDIFYQANPMQVDCGFSNLGDVTNLLSDDGPFVKPYLLKRHLSLHRTDIKNFAHFFHSFRGRLILNLLYNSKYVTEAVAQRHCSQIFDTMEKVINGTLR; translated from the exons ATGGAGTCAAAGGACAGAAAATGGATCTGTGAAGCATCAGATATAGAGAAACTGTACGAAATTGCTCATAAGAGAGGAAGCTTCTTATTAGCCTACCAATTAAGTTTGAGCAGCATCCAACCTCTACAGGAAAACCACGTGAAAACTGCACTCATTCATCTACAAAG GAAGTGTCCAGCATTCCGAATCTGCTTTGGCCAACGTGATGGCCAAACATGGCTTCGATACAGGGATATGGAGGACATTGATTTTAAG GTGGTGAAAGATGTTGGACCAGAGTACGTAAGAGATCTCCTCCAGATTCACCAGTACAATTCTGAGGAAGGGCCTTTATGGTGTGCAAGATTGTTATTAGACACTAATGCTGATTCTTTAGCCTTGGATAAAGACCTTACTTATACCTCTCAGTTATTTATTGGCGTACACCACAGCATCACTGATGGATTGTCTATGTTGAAAGTCTGTGGAAGTTTTATCAGAATCCTCAATGATGTCATGGCTAATAAGCCAATATGTGACGAGGAACGCATTGGATACTTTGTATCGGATACAAAAACAGAAGAGTTGGTGTCTGTTAAAATGACTGCCATTCAAAATGACCCATCTTTAATGCAGGAGCTTATTTCAAGAGCAGAGGACAAAGGCACTGGAATACCTCTACTTTTAACAGTTGAACCTCCTCCTGAAGGAGAAGACAAAACTTGTAACTTGACACATGTCTTGGACAAAGACACAACTAAAAGATTTATCAGTAGATGTAAAGCTGAAGGGGTATCCATTCATTCTGCCTTTGCAGCCCTTGCCGATGCATCCATCGTCACTTTCTTGGAGAATAATCACATCCAAAATTCTTATAAGATCTGTAATGGTCATGTCATCAACTTGCGCCGTTACTGGACTGGAGATAGTTCTGACGCTATGGGGTGTCATGCCCATGCGCCACTCAATTTATGGACAGATGTACCAAGGAACCTGAGTGGGAAGTTCTGGGACTTGGCCAGAAGTCTTCATCAAGATCTTCATCAACACTTAAAAAACGAATCTATTCTCTTTCGAGAGGCTTACATAAAGTTATGTAGCCAAAAGGAACCGAGCTATGATGATATCTTCTATCAAGCAAACCCGATGCAAGTCGACTGTGGATTTTCTAATTTGGGAGATGTAACAAATCTATTGTCTGATGATGGACCTTTTGTAAAGCCTTATCTTTTGAAACGACATCTGTCACTTCATCGTACAGACATAAAAAACTTCGCACATTTCTTCCATTCCTTTAGAGGCCGACTAATACTCAATTTATTATATAACTCTAAATATGTTACGGAAGCTGTAGCACAGCGGCACTGTAGTCAGATTTTTGACACAatggaaaaagtaataaatggaaCTTTGCGCTGA
- the LOC136852278 gene encoding uncharacterized protein: METQNEKWLCKASDQEKLHEISHKRGSFLLAYQLSLSSIQPLQENDVKTALIHLQRKCPAFRICFGQRDGQTWLRYRDTEDIDFKMVKDVGPEYIRDLLQIHRYNSEEGPLWCARLLLDTNADSLALDKDLTYTSQLFIGVHHAITDGLSMMKVCGGFIRILNDVMANKPVCDEERIGYFVSDTKTEELVSVKMTAIQNDPSLRQELISRAEDKGTGIPLLLTVEPPPEGEDKTCNLTHVLDNDTTKRFISRCKAEGVSIHSAFAALADASIVTSLVENNHIQNSYKICNGHIINLRRYWTGDNSDAMGCHARGPLNLWADVPRDLSGKFWDFARTLHQDLHQHLENQSILFQMAYIKLCSKKDQSYDDIFYQANPMQIDCVFSNLGDVTNLLTDDGPYVKAFLLQRQLSLHRTDIKNFAYFFHSFRGRLILNLLYNSKYVTEAVVQQHCSQIFDTMEQVINGTLH; this comes from the exons ATGGAAACGCAGAACGAAAAATGGCTCTGTAAAGCATCAGATCAGGAGAAACTGCACGAGATTTCTCATAAGAGAGGAAGCTTCTTATTAGCTTACCAATTAAGCTTGAGCAGCATCCAACCTCTACAGGAAAACGACGTGAAAACTGCACTCATTCATCTACAaag GAAGTGTCCAGCATTCCGAATCTGCTTTGGCCAACGTGATGGCCAAACATGGCTTCGATACAGGGATACGGAGGACATTGATTTTAAG ATGGTGAAAGATGTTGGACCAGAGTACATAAGAGATCTCCTTCAGATTCACCGGTACAATTCTGAGGAAGGGCCTTTATGGTGTGCAAGATTGTTATTAGACACTAATGCTGATTCCTTAGCCTTGGATAAAGACCTTACTTATACCTCTCAGTTGTTCATTGGCGTACACCACGCCATCACTGATGGATTGTCTATGATGAAAGTCTGTGGAGGTTTCATCAGAATCCTCAATGACGTCATGGCTAATAAACCAGTATGTGATGAGGAACGCATTGGATACTTTGTATCAGATACAAAAACAGAAGAGTTGGTGTCTGTTAAAATGACTGCCATTCAAAATGATCCATCTTTAAGGCAGGAGCTTATTTCAAGAGCAGAGGACAAAGGCACTGGAATACCTCTACTTTTAACAGTTGAACCTCCTCCTGAAGGAGAAGACAAAACTTGTAACTTGACACACGTCTTGGACAACGACACAACTAAAAGATTTATCAGTAGATGTAAAGCTGAAGGGGTATCCATTCATTCTGCCTTTGCAGCCCTTGCCGATGCATCCATCGTCACTTCCTTGGTGGAGAATAATCACATCCAAAATTCTTATAAGATCTGTAATGGTCACATCATTAACTTGCGTCGTTACTGGACTGGAGATAATTCTGACGCTATGGGGTGTCACGCACGTGGGCCACTCAATTTATGGGCAGATGTGCCAAGGGACCTCAGTGGAAAGTTCTGGGACTTTGCTAGAACTCTTCACCAAGATCTTCATCAACACTTAGAAAACCAATCTATTCTCTTTCAAATGGCTTACATAAAGTTATGTAGCAAAAAAGACCAGAGCTATGATGATATCTTCTATCAAGCCAACCCAATGCAAATCGACTGTGTATTTTCTAATTTGGGAGATGTAACAAATCTATTGACTGATGATGGACCTTATGTAAAGGCTTTTCTTTTGCAACGACAACTGTCACTACATCGTACAGATATCAAAAACTTTGCTTATTTCTTCCATTCCTTTAGAGGCCGACTAATTCTCAATCTATTATATAACTCTAAATATGTTACGGAAGCTGTTGTACAGCAGCACTGTAGTCAGATTTTTGACACAATGGAACAAGTAATAAATGGAACTTTGCACTGA